From Lepus europaeus isolate LE1 chromosome 3, mLepTim1.pri, whole genome shotgun sequence, a single genomic window includes:
- the IYD gene encoding iodotyrosine deiodinase 1 isoform X2 produces MPMTWRSLRRVWNTSHSSTPGILRRKWLRGPKNFMNFSIRDVRSGTAPSGAHTEPWTFVVVKDPAVKHQIREVIEEEEEINYMKRMGHRWVADLRKLRTNWIKDYLDTAPVLILIFKQVHGFTANGKKKVHYYNEISVSIACGILLAALQNAGLVTVTTTPLNCGPRLRMLLGRPTHEKLLMLLPVGYPSKEATVPHFTRKPLDQIMVTV; encoded by the exons ATGCCGATGACTTGGAGGAGTCTGAGGAGAGTGTGGAACACATCCCATTCCTCCACACCCGGTATTCTGAGAAGGAAATGGTTAAGAGGTCCCAAGAATTTTATGAACTTCTCAATAAGAGACGTTCGATCAG GAACAGCCCCAAGTGGGGCCCACACAGAGCCCTGGACCTTTGTGGTGGTGAAGGACCCAGCTGTGAAACACCAGATCCGGGAGGTCatcgaggaagaggaggaaataaACTACATGAAAAGAATGGGGCACCGATGGGTGGCAGACCTTAGGAAGCTGAG AACCAACTGGATTAAAGATTACTTGGACACTGCCCCTGTTCTGATTCTCATTTTCAAACAAGTACACGGCTTTACTGCAAATGGCAAGAAAAAGGTGCACTACTACAATGAGATCAGCGTTTCCATCGCCTGTGGCATCCTGCTAGCTGCCCTGCAG AATGCAGGACTGGTGACCGTCACCACCACTCCTCTCAACTGTGGGCCTCGTCTGAGGATGCTCCTGGGCCGCCCCACCCATGAAAAGCTGCTGATGCTGCTCCCTGTGGGGTACCCCAGCAAAGAGGCCACAGTGCCCCACTTCACACGGAAGCCCCTGGATCAGATCATGGTGACTGTGTAG
- the IYD gene encoding iodotyrosine deiodinase 1 isoform X1 — translation MFSLTPGLVAVICAFILWIFDRKRREPQARAEAHPRVEEDLKDSTDLQQVEEDADDLEESEESVEHIPFLHTRYSEKEMVKRSQEFYELLNKRRSIRFISNEQVPMEVIDNVIKTAGTAPSGAHTEPWTFVVVKDPAVKHQIREVIEEEEEINYMKRMGHRWVADLRKLRTNWIKDYLDTAPVLILIFKQVHGFTANGKKKVHYYNEISVSIACGILLAALQNAGLVTVTTTPLNCGPRLRMLLGRPTHEKLLMLLPVGYPSKEATVPHFTRKPLDQIMVTV, via the exons ATGTTTTCCCTCACTCCAGGCTTGGTGGCTGTCATCTGTGCCTTCATCCTGTGGATCTTTGATCGAAAGAGGAgggagcctcaggccagggctgaagctcaCCCCAGGGTGGAGGAAGACTTGAAGGACAGTACTGAcctccagcaggtggaagaag ATGCCGATGACTTGGAGGAGTCTGAGGAGAGTGTGGAACACATCCCATTCCTCCACACCCGGTATTCTGAGAAGGAAATGGTTAAGAGGTCCCAAGAATTTTATGAACTTCTCAATAAGAGACGTTCGATCAGGTTCATAAGCAATGAGCAAGTCCCTATGGAAGTCATTGACAACGTCATCAAAACTGCAG GAACAGCCCCAAGTGGGGCCCACACAGAGCCCTGGACCTTTGTGGTGGTGAAGGACCCAGCTGTGAAACACCAGATCCGGGAGGTCatcgaggaagaggaggaaataaACTACATGAAAAGAATGGGGCACCGATGGGTGGCAGACCTTAGGAAGCTGAG AACCAACTGGATTAAAGATTACTTGGACACTGCCCCTGTTCTGATTCTCATTTTCAAACAAGTACACGGCTTTACTGCAAATGGCAAGAAAAAGGTGCACTACTACAATGAGATCAGCGTTTCCATCGCCTGTGGCATCCTGCTAGCTGCCCTGCAG AATGCAGGACTGGTGACCGTCACCACCACTCCTCTCAACTGTGGGCCTCGTCTGAGGATGCTCCTGGGCCGCCCCACCCATGAAAAGCTGCTGATGCTGCTCCCTGTGGGGTACCCCAGCAAAGAGGCCACAGTGCCCCACTTCACACGGAAGCCCCTGGATCAGATCATGGTGACTGTGTAG